A single Endomicrobiales bacterium DNA region contains:
- a CDS encoding VF530 family protein, producing the protein MTDKNSNDPLHGITLETILKQLVEEYGWEQLGLRINIKCFKNDPTINSSLKFLRKTPWARKDVEDLWVSGQKRKK; encoded by the coding sequence ATGACAGATAAAAATTCAAACGATCCATTGCATGGCATTACACTAGAAACAATTTTAAAACAGCTTGTTGAAGAATATGGCTGGGAGCAACTTGGGCTGAGGATAAATATTAAGTGTTTTAAGAATGATCCAACCATTAATTCCAGTTTAAAATTTTTGAGAAAAACCCCGTGGGCAAGAAAAGATGTTGAAGACCTTTGGGTTAGCGGCCAGAAAAGGAAGAAGTAA
- a CDS encoding U32 family peptidase — MKHKVNKIQKPELLLPAGSLAKLKTVILYGADAVYMGVPDLSLRAKSTFGVEEFKEGISFAKDNGKKVYLTLNLFSHNSDIPKLSGFIKTIKKLKPHGVIISDPGVFQFVHKQLPKLPIHISTQANVCSALAVDFWKNMGASRCVLGREVSFKEALEIRKKCKAIELEIFVHGAMCISYSGRCLMSAFMASRSANSGACAYSCRWKYKSKLVLEEETRPNQYFTLEEDNKGSYVFNSKDLCLISKLDKVFSAGFSSLKIEGRTKSEYYAAQVTRVYRKAIDDYFLAPKKWSPKIYMSELLTLQNRGYTEGFFDGPPTRESQEYNNCASRSEWSSCGFVRKNNGECITLEIKHKLSKNDEIELLSPYRFEPYKLTLNNIMLAGGNKIVESISPGRSNQSIKIFLPKVDAKLFPVYSVARIKLRP, encoded by the coding sequence ATGAAACATAAAGTAAATAAAATTCAAAAGCCCGAACTACTACTTCCTGCTGGCTCATTAGCAAAACTTAAAACCGTTATTCTTTATGGTGCCGATGCTGTCTATATGGGCGTGCCTGACCTTTCGCTTAGGGCAAAATCTACATTTGGTGTTGAAGAATTCAAAGAGGGGATAAGTTTTGCAAAAGATAACGGGAAAAAAGTTTACCTTACTCTTAACCTTTTCTCGCATAACAGCGATATTCCTAAACTATCCGGATTTATTAAAACTATCAAAAAACTTAAACCTCATGGCGTAATTATTTCTGACCCGGGCGTTTTTCAATTTGTGCACAAACAACTACCTAAACTGCCTATCCATATATCTACTCAGGCAAATGTTTGCTCTGCCCTTGCTGTTGATTTCTGGAAAAATATGGGTGCTTCCCGCTGTGTTTTAGGTAGAGAGGTGAGTTTTAAAGAAGCACTTGAGATACGAAAAAAATGCAAAGCTATTGAACTTGAAATTTTTGTGCACGGGGCAATGTGCATTAGTTATTCTGGCAGATGTTTGATGTCTGCTTTTATGGCTTCACGAAGCGCAAATTCGGGAGCGTGCGCGTATTCATGCAGGTGGAAATATAAAAGTAAACTTGTGCTTGAAGAAGAAACAAGGCCTAATCAATACTTTACTCTTGAAGAAGACAATAAAGGTTCGTATGTTTTTAATTCAAAAGACCTTTGCCTTATATCTAAATTAGACAAGGTTTTTTCAGCAGGTTTTAGTTCTCTTAAAATTGAGGGAAGAACAAAAAGCGAGTACTACGCCGCACAGGTTACAAGGGTTTACCGAAAAGCCATTGATGACTATTTTCTTGCACCAAAAAAATGGTCGCCTAAAATTTATATGAGTGAACTTTTAACGCTTCAAAACAGGGGTTATACCGAAGGTTTTTTTGACGGCCCGCCTACAAGAGAGTCACAGGAGTACAACAACTGCGCAAGTAGAAGTGAGTGGAGCAGCTGCGGCTTTGTACGAAAAAATAACGGCGAGTGCATTACTCTTGAAATTAAACATAAGCTGTCAAAAAATGATGAAATTGAACTGCTATCGCCTTACAGGTTTGAACCATACAAATTAACACTAAATAATATTATGCTTGCAGGTGGGAATAAAATTGTTGAAAGCATTTCGCCCGGCCGTTCTAATCAGTCAATAAAGATATTTCTGCCGAAAGTTGACGCAAAACTCTTCCCTGTTTACAGCGTTGCAAGGATAAAACTCAGGCCATGA
- a CDS encoding translation initiation factor — protein sequence MTKLTMGPRWVSNNGKDLIVKPAASVNSHSPKLKIHLEIRSGKKVTVITGLLTYGTDRLNTIAKELKTSFGASGTVKNGTIEIQGDKISQLKLWLTKNL from the coding sequence ATGACAAAACTCACAATGGGCCCGAGATGGGTTTCTAATAATGGGAAAGATCTAATAGTTAAACCTGCCGCATCAGTTAACTCACATTCACCTAAACTCAAAATTCATTTAGAAATTAGATCAGGGAAAAAGGTTACAGTTATTACCGGTTTACTTACATACGGCACCGATAGATTAAATACTATTGCCAAAGAATTAAAAACCAGTTTTGGAGCGAGTGGCACAGTTAAAAACGGAACTATTGAAATTCAAGGTGATAAAATATCCCAACTGAAATTGTGGCTAACAAAAAACTTATGA